A part of Myxococcus landrumus genomic DNA contains:
- a CDS encoding TonB-dependent receptor: MQQPLRFLVLWCLLFGAAARAGGILMGKVTRADSPWDAVPGVTVTAVLGPDDLRPGITDEHGEYRLEDLPPGKFFVIFDKQETASTATRDIQLEEGQTLRMDVRLVEGPDEAETLEWGFHKTLPPTRFQVNGRFFPSLKNQRPARDQGNTLRSVDSVLELAAGAHVSNAGLSLHGASGREADYRLDGLSTVDPAFGTNTLPLHAGFLDSIDLSWSGTDAMSGGATGARIDATSTPTAFRVFSGSAFMSWAPGVLEGARASLASDEAIPHTTSLGNLGDFGGTFTGPIIPKRLAVYLGVAPILSRSRVSSATTPFLDQRGVQAIAKLTFKPRGLPGSLDLTFITAPTEWTSALAATSEASRPASAHSTTTKTGLAFTGSLGETELQARVGWLHRQGDLEAPRNEPGAPTTTDFARTSPPFSTDRYQVNAQVARTLTLLGNHRLKAGIDAEALRYAHATSRVDTGTSVPGPEVRTRGTVLGAYVQDSWAPPFSHAPDLNVGVRYDAQRILPTDGGPTLHLGEQVSPRLELVFDDPLPLINFRLFARYGATVSLLPLSLAERTAENPSALVAPTSRDVLLGLRHLSFGLSHLTVTYLHRKLAAPMDGLLRTPASRAPERRYEALSVVFQQEHDFENLRFHLSYTRSSLTEKGAGRVRAPFAQRTLDGGWPTLLDASVSDRPDSIKLYVVRNLPSFHAWRPTLSLSYIGESGAWMEEAPTRLPWVHTIDASATFLYWIAYTGRVTLELDILNVFNFQAVTRTDALGVPAEYQPPRQLRLQARYDF; this comes from the coding sequence ATGCAACAGCCGCTCCGATTCCTCGTGCTCTGGTGCTTGTTGTTCGGGGCAGCGGCTCGCGCCGGGGGAATCCTGATGGGCAAGGTGACCCGCGCGGACTCTCCCTGGGACGCCGTCCCGGGAGTCACCGTGACCGCGGTGCTCGGACCTGACGACCTACGACCAGGCATCACGGACGAGCACGGCGAGTACCGACTGGAGGACCTCCCGCCCGGCAAGTTCTTCGTCATCTTCGACAAGCAGGAGACCGCCAGCACCGCCACTCGAGACATCCAGCTCGAAGAGGGCCAGACACTCCGCATGGATGTGCGCCTGGTCGAAGGTCCAGACGAGGCCGAGACCCTGGAGTGGGGATTCCACAAGACCCTGCCCCCCACCCGCTTCCAGGTGAACGGGCGTTTCTTCCCGAGCCTGAAGAACCAACGTCCCGCCAGGGACCAGGGCAATACTCTTCGCTCGGTCGACAGCGTCCTCGAGCTCGCCGCGGGAGCCCATGTGTCAAACGCGGGCCTCTCGCTCCATGGCGCATCCGGGCGCGAAGCCGACTATCGACTGGATGGCCTGTCGACGGTCGACCCCGCGTTCGGCACCAACACGCTGCCCCTCCATGCCGGCTTCCTCGACAGCATCGACCTTTCCTGGAGCGGCACGGACGCAATGTCTGGCGGTGCCACGGGAGCCCGCATCGATGCGACGAGCACGCCGACAGCCTTCCGGGTGTTCTCGGGCTCCGCCTTCATGTCCTGGGCACCCGGTGTCCTGGAGGGAGCGCGCGCGTCCCTTGCCTCGGACGAGGCCATTCCTCACACGACGTCGTTGGGGAACCTCGGCGACTTCGGAGGGACCTTCACGGGCCCCATCATCCCCAAGCGACTGGCGGTCTATCTGGGAGTGGCCCCCATCCTGAGCCGTTCGCGAGTCAGCTCGGCGACCACTCCCTTCCTGGATCAACGCGGCGTCCAGGCCATCGCCAAGCTCACGTTCAAGCCCCGGGGCCTTCCCGGGAGCCTGGACCTCACCTTCATCACCGCGCCCACCGAGTGGACATCAGCGCTCGCAGCCACCTCCGAGGCGTCACGCCCCGCGTCCGCCCACAGCACGACCACGAAGACGGGCCTCGCGTTCACGGGCTCCCTCGGAGAGACCGAGCTCCAGGCGCGCGTGGGGTGGCTCCATCGCCAAGGTGACCTGGAAGCCCCGCGCAATGAGCCGGGGGCGCCGACGACGACGGACTTCGCCAGGACGAGCCCTCCCTTCTCCACGGACCGCTATCAGGTGAATGCGCAGGTCGCACGCACGCTCACCCTGTTGGGGAACCATCGACTGAAGGCGGGCATCGATGCGGAGGCCCTGCGCTATGCCCATGCGACGTCTCGGGTCGACACCGGAACGTCCGTGCCGGGCCCCGAAGTCAGGACACGCGGCACCGTCCTCGGCGCATACGTCCAGGACTCATGGGCACCTCCCTTCTCCCATGCACCGGACCTCAACGTCGGCGTTCGCTACGACGCTCAACGCATCCTTCCAACGGACGGCGGCCCCACTTTGCACCTGGGAGAGCAGGTCTCTCCCCGACTGGAGCTCGTCTTCGATGACCCGCTTCCGTTGATCAACTTTCGCCTCTTCGCGAGGTACGGCGCCACGGTCTCCCTGCTCCCGCTGAGCCTGGCGGAGCGCACCGCGGAGAATCCATCCGCACTCGTGGCACCCACCTCCCGTGACGTCCTCCTTGGGCTGCGGCACCTGTCCTTTGGCTTGTCACACCTCACGGTGACCTACCTGCATCGAAAGCTCGCTGCGCCGATGGACGGACTTCTGCGCACGCCCGCCTCGCGCGCTCCGGAGCGCAGGTACGAGGCCCTCAGCGTCGTCTTTCAGCAGGAGCACGACTTCGAGAACCTCCGCTTCCACCTCAGCTATACCCGGTCAAGCCTGACCGAGAAGGGCGCGGGCCGGGTGCGGGCCCCGTTCGCCCAGCGCACGCTCGATGGCGGATGGCCCACCCTCCTCGACGCCTCTGTGTCGGACCGCCCCGACTCCATCAAGCTCTACGTCGTCCGAAACCTTCCCAGCTTCCACGCGTGGCGCCCCACGCTGAGCTTGAGCTACATCGGAGAGTCGGGAGCGTGGATGGAGGAGGCCCCAACACGCCTGCCCTGGGTGCATACCATCGATGCGTCCGCGACCTTCCTGTATTGGATTGCATACACCGGACGAGTCACCCTCGAACTGGACATCTTGAATGTCTTCAACTTCCAAGCCGTCACCCGGACCGACGCCTTGGGTGTCCCCGCCGAGTATCAGCCGCCCCGGCAGCTCCGCCTCCAGGCACGCTATGACTTCTGA